The Papaver somniferum cultivar HN1 chromosome 3, ASM357369v1, whole genome shotgun sequence genome includes a region encoding these proteins:
- the LOC113356268 gene encoding histone-lysine N-methyltransferase ASHH2-like: MGRNGLRDMDDEPLSGLSSVSNCLFGVETTAPEEVGNVSKGCESDIVEHLSERVTESLDLGYDDTGDGDGDDMGFGEGMCSEEACLISNSFLDIEDRPAVFLSPGCSNAVTNVNSSVVQDVVSVSRDGQENRSWNNDLSLSVKILQDEACVSELCHEESSQVGQLCCLVGTQQLLMRRKVFQHEGGIISTAQDKEMCFLKSPSNTSPSKCTQRCEQEDPKMFVPSGESEEKHYILPGSSIALTTQVSHTEEGNFNTSESPQSNRTQQSEYKDDEIFVPSDEADKVCKENVEERHNALPAESNEMTHLPDTQENNSCNLIEGPPNLASECAIEDSASLLLSQHLSVVSISSFNCSVTQNHQEIDSLADASACSLIDSTVQTFNEIKDTVEADFASTSTFTDIVHLSPQIRTQQSKSSDMIPRRKTARLRTLVNSIVPAKPIAISSEISRGKRSCPSKQARSSIWGTLGNIMDVFTEHDGLVKHEPEPEPQFNQVEKQRSNKRNNGQGGKRRKNSRAGGNSRTPRKAKSCVTTGRIRLKVKIEEEDRGQTSPNVVPPDVIESLESVPIVAGEISSKPVFSGEISELVNDVECKMAEIVHDTGADLENLVTFQGSSVQDFLHHGDKYTAENVHDTTFTTCRADLENSVTFRGASVESTGAHDISVRSTLSNCSWVSSQNKMETLVEAVDCRYTDPGTSPDSEVINLVQEDTAGTRESMLHDSVCIEACPGGSSIVSGPDELGERFKVETILQSFETSGGLFPTSKPAGLKLPKCPKSISGLSKRRSRAPDSARRAVGSTPPKQKGDSRKSVNKGKSKKEDTLALAMSKGEIQLETDEGADIFPKMGNHSELQGLPELNSSNIMGAPSDAQEKPKIDYKIAPEDFSESSVSNAFDQQLLPSRNAWVLCDDCHKWRCIPAVLADSIEETNCQWTCKENMDKAFADCSIPQEKTNAEINAELDISDASCEEDVCNAQSTRKGVEAKKISDSKPASWTLIKTNSFLHRKRKTQVIDEIMVCHCKPPQDGQLGCGDECLNRLLNIECVHGTCPCGDLCSNQQFQKRKYAKFQWFRCGKKGFGLQLQQNVPEGAFLIEYVGEVLDVHSYEVRQKEYASRGQKHFYFMTLNGSEVIDACGKGNLGRFINHSCDPNCRTEKWMVNGEVCVGLFALRDLKKGEEVTFDYNYVRVFGAAAKRCKCGSSVCRGYIGGDPSNTEVVVQGDSDEEYPEPSMVTEDSYYADFVDENSDSSLADGAIVEHGECTVNASDTVCTSSIKQAEQSPEKGSVSVSSFEPLVSITAEGTAREFPPHGPGVLLQTQDTMFKSSLGFPSLKTQDATSSAPITQPLETSVTTKLISKSLSDSDPANKKHISERLEEKSNISKPQPVVKSSRPSVSVKKVKSNSSAVTSSKARFVANKPKKLLEATSSNRPEGVEDKLNELLDSDGGISKRKDATKGYLKLLLVTAASGDNVNGEAVQSTRDLSIILDALLKTKSRMVLADIISKNGLQMLHNVMKHNRRNFNKTPIIRKLLKALEYLAVKKILTIEQINRVPPRAEIESFRESILELTRHSDVQVHQIARNFRDAWIPRPTCTPRPNRRYGYPNKENGNLELHNGSSFNRTSVSRKRWHDNDGVKPMEDINSHLHIGSSDPATDGCRNNGANIRKRKSRWDQPEVNAKVPERTEVDENLKGKQKMELNAHHTDMELAGERNIPNGCYQSNLSQGDLVQEIYDDAPPGFPAPFSSSPTLVSSTASPSSFLRETNTDCGYCELVTGCIQSRYMSHLTVSYGIPLSFVEQLGTTEAGVLDSWVTAPSIPFHPFPPLPRFPREESNSLTSPSSTMKHNEGGCKEEVLREGNWHQEDINMTSTSGRARPPEGSATWGRGNNCKRMVDEPMRYSSAGSGNLGQRYFRQRKWNSNHRNGPPWSCSRRNNGMGWKESSNNSPRNGVQNLDLGNVENLHGDRGESENKNNASTVFQERPQYGYE, encoded by the exons ATGGGTCGTAATGGTCTTCGTGATATGGATGATGAGCCTTTGTCTGGGTTGTCATCGGTTTCCAATTGTTTGTTTGGAGTGGAAACAACAGCGCCAGAGGAAGTTGGAAATGTTAGTAAGGGGTGTGAGAGTGATATTGTTGAACATCTTTCTGAACGGGTTACGGAATCATTAgatttaggttatgatgatactggagatggagatggagatgacATGGGTTTTGGAGAGGGAATGTGTTCTGAAGAAGCTTGTCTCATATCTAATTCATTTCTAGATATAGAGGATCGACCTGCTGTGTTCCTTTCTCCTGGATGTAGTAATGCAGTTACCAATGTGAACTCCTCCGTTGTTCAAGATGTTGTGTCGGTTAGTAGGGATGGGCAAGAAAATCGGTCCTGGAACAATGATCTCTCTTTATCAGTGAAAATATTACAGGATGAAGCTTGTGTAAGTGAGCTTTGTCACGAGGAAAGTTCTCAGGTGGGTCAGTTATGTTGTTTGGTGGGCACGCAGCAATTGTTAATGCGAAGGAAAGTGTTTCAACATGAGGGTGGCATAATTAGCACGGCACAAGACAAAGAAATGTGCTTTCTGAAGTCACCCTCGAACACTTCACCGAGTAAATGCACCCAGCGATGTGAACAGGAGGATCCTAAGATGTTTGTACCTTCAGGTGAGTCGGAAGAGAAGCATTATATTTTGCCTGGGTCCTCAATCGCGCTAACAACCCAAGTATCACATACAGAAGAAGGCAACTTTAACACAAGTGAAAGTCCACAGAGTAATCGCACCCAGCAAAGTGAGTACAAGGATGACGAGATTTTTGTACCTTCAGATGAAGCGGATAAAGTTTGCAAGGAGAATGTGGAAGAAAGACATAATGCTTTACCTGCTGAGAGCAATGAGATGACCCACTTACCAGATACACAGGAGAATAACTCTTGTAATTTAATTGAAGGGCCTCCCAACTTGGCTTCTGAGTGTGCCATTGAAGATTCGGCATCTTTACTGTTATCTCAGCACTTAAGTGTCGTGAGTATTAGCTCATTTAATTGTTCGGTGACACAAAATCATCAGGAAATAGATAGTTTGGCTGATGCTTCGGCTTGTAGTTTAATTGACTCTACTGTGCAGACATTCAATGAAATAAAAGATACTGTTGAAGCAGATTTTGCTTCCACATCCACATTTACAGACATTGTACATTTATCTCCGCAAATAAGGACACAGCAAAGTAAATCCAGTGAcatgattccaagaagaaaaactGCACGGTTAAGAACACTCGTCAATAGCATTGTTCCAGCTAAACCCATTGCTATTTCCTCGGAGATCTCCAGAGGGAAAAGAAGTTGTCCGTCTAAACAGGCACGCTCCTCAATTTGGGGAACACTGGGAAATATTATGGATGTTTTTACGGAACATGATGGTCTTGTTAAGCATGAGCCTGAACCTGAGCCGCAGTTCAATCAAGTGGAGAAACAAAGGtccaataaaagaaataatggacaAGGAGGTAAAAGGCGAAAGAACTCTCGTGCTGGTGGGAATTCTCGCACTCCAAGGAAAGCAAAATCCTGTGTTACAACTGGTCGTATTCGTTTGAAGGTtaaaattgaggaggaagatcgAGGTCAAACAAGTCCGAATGTTGTCCCCCCTGATGTTATTGAATCTTTGGAGTCTGTGCCAATTGTTGCTGGTGAGATTTCCTCCAAACCAGTATTTTCTGGAGAAATTTCAGAATTGGTGAATGATGTCGAATGCAAGATGGCAGAAATTGTTCATGACACTGGTGCTGACCTGGAAAATTTAGTCACTTTTCAAGGTTCGTCGGTTCAGGATTTTCTTCACCATGGGGATAAGTATACTGCAGAAAATGTTCACGACACTACGTTTACAACCTGTCGTGCAGACCTGGAAAACTCTGTCACTTTTCGAGGTGCTTCTGTAGAGAGCACTGGGGCACATGATATTTCCGTTAGAAGCACATTGAGTAATTGTTCTTGGGTTTCCTCACAAAATAAGATGGAGACCTTGGTAGAGGCTGTTGATTGTAGGTACACAGATCCCGGAACATCACCTGATTCAGAAGTGATTAACTTAGTCCAGGAGGATACTGCTGGTACAAGAGAAAGCATGCTTCATGACTCTGTTTGCATTGAGGCATGTCCCGGGGGATCATCTATTGTCTCAGGACCTGATGAACTTGGAGAAAGGTTTAAAGTGGAAACTATTCTTCAGAGCTTTGAAACATCTGGGGGGTTGTTTCCGACTAGTAAACCTGCTGGTTTGAAGCTTCCAAAATGTCCTAAATCCATTTCTGGACTTAGCAAGCGCAGATCACGTGCCCCTGATTCAGCAAGGCGAGCGGTTGGAAGCACTCCTCCAAAGCAGAAAGGAGATTCCCGGAAGTCTGTTAACAAGGGGAAAAGCAAGAAGGAGGATACTTTGGCCCTGGCTATGTCTAAAGGAGAAATTCAACTAGAAACTGATGAAGGTGCTGATATCTTTCCAAAGATGGGAAATCATTCAGAATTGCAAGGGTTACCTGAATTGAACA GTAGTAATATTATGGGGGCCCCATCTGATGCTcaagaaaaacctaaaattgactACAAAATTGCACCTGAAGACTTTTCCGAGTCATCGGTGTCAAATGCTTTTGACCAGCAGTTATTACCTTCTAGAAATGCATGGGTTCTTTGCGACGATTGTCATAAGTGGCGTTGTATACCAGCTGTACTTGCCGATTCCATAGAGGAAACAAACTGCCAATG GACGTGCAAGGAGAACATGGACAAGGCATTTGCAGACTGTTCAATTCCTCAAGAGAAGACAAATGCAGAAATAAATGCGGAGTTGGACATATCAGATGCATCTTGTGAGGAAGATGTTTGTAATGCACAATCAACTCGTAAGGGAGTTGAAGCCAAGAAGATATCAG ATTCCAAACCAGCTTCCTGGACGCTTATTAAGACCAACTCTTTCTTACATCGTAAACGTAAAACCCAAGTCATTGATGAG ATAATGGTGTGTCACTGCAAGCCACCTCAAGATGGCCAGCTTGGTTGCGGAGATGAGTGCCTGAATCGGCTGCTTAATATTGAATGTGTTCATGGGACCTGCCCTTGTGGCGATCTTTGTTCAAATCAGCAA TTCCAGAAACGCAAATATGCAAAATTTCAGTGGTTTCGTTGTGGAAAAAAGGGATTTGGGCTGCAGTTGCAGCAAAATGTACCTGAAGGGGCATTTCTAATTGAATATGTTGGAGAG GTGCTTGATGTGCATAGCTACGAAGTGCGACAGAAAGAGTATGCCTCTCGAGGTCAAAAGCATTTCTACTTCATGACATTGAATGGCAGTGAG GTAATAGATGCATGTGGAAAAGGAAATTTGGGCCGTTTCATCAACCACAGTTGTGATCCTAATTGCCGTACGGAAAAG TGGATGGTGAATGGAGAAGTTTGTGTTGGACTCTTCGCTCTAAGGGATCTCAAGAAG GGTGAGGAGGTAACCTTTGATTACAACTATGTTCGGGTGTTTGGAGCTGCTGCCAAAAGATGTAAATGTGGTTCTTCGGTGTGCCGAGGCTATATTGGCGGTGATCCATCGAATACAGAAGTTGTCGTTCAAGGTGATTCAGATGAAGAATATCCTGAACCGTCGATGGTAACTGAAGATAGTTATTATGCGGACTTTGTGGATGAAAATTCTGATTCTAGCTTGGCTGATGGAGCTATAGTAGAACACGGAGAGTGTACCGTGAATGCTTCTGATACAGTGTGTACATCCTCTATTAAACAGGCGGAACAGTCTCCGGAGAAGGGAAGCGTTTCTGTATCTTCTTTCGAACCATTGGTGTCTATAACTGCTGAAGGTACTGCCAGAGAATTTCCACCTCATGGTCCAGGGGTATTATTACAAACACAGGACACTATGTTCAAGTCCtcgttaggttttccatcattaaaaACACAGGATGCTACAAGCAGTGCGCCTATTACTCAACCGTTGGAAACCTCTGTAACCACAAAGCTTATTAGCAAATCCCTATCAGATTCTGATCCAGCTAACAAAAAGCACATTTCTGAGCGTCTTGAAGAGAAGTCAAATATTTCAAAACCACAGCCGGTCgtgaaatcatctcgtccatcagTTTCAGTCAAAAAGGTTAAGTCCAATTCTTCTGCTGTAACCAGCAGCAAAGCTCGGTTCGTGGCCAATAAACCCAAGAAGTTGTTAGAAGCTACTTCTAGTAATCGCCCAGAAGGAG TTGAAGATAAACTCAATGAGTTGCTAGATTCTGATGGGGGTATTAGCAAACGAAAA GATGCAACTAAAGGATACTTGAAGCTTTTGCTTGTCACTGCAGCTTCTGGAGACAATGTTAATGGAGAGGCAGTTCAAAG CACAAGAGATCTGTCGATAATTCTTGATGCTCTCTTGAAAACAAAGTCAAGGATGGTTTTGGCTGATATAATTAGCAAAAACG GACTGCAGATGCTGCACAACGTGATGAAGCATAACAGAAGAAACTTCAATAAAACTCCCATTATCCGGAAGCTTCTTAAG GCCTTAGAGTATCTAGCTGTGAAGAAGATCCTTACCATAGAACAGATTAATAGAGTTCCTCCTCGTGCTGAAATTGAAAG CTTTAGGGAGTCTATATTGGAGTTGACAAGACACAGCGACGTACAG GTCCATCAAATTGCGAGGAACTTCAGAGATGCATGGATTCCTCGTCCAACATGTACTCCTCGCCCAAACAGAAGATATGGTTACCCAAACAAGGAAAATGGCAATTTAGAATTACACAATGGTTCAAGCTTCAATCGAACATCGGTATCCCGTAAACGATGGCATGATAATGATGGTGTAAAACCCATGGAAGACATAAACTCCCACTTGCATATTGGGAGTTCTGATCCTGCAACAGATGGCTGCAGAAATAATGGAGCAAATATACGCAAGCGTAAAAGCCGGTGGGATCAACCAGAGGTGAATGCCAAAGTTCCAGAACGAACAGAGGTGGATGAGAACCTGAAAGGGAAACAAAAGATGGAATTAAATGCGCACCACACTGATATGGAGCTTGCTGGAGAGAGAAATATTCCTAATGGCTGCTATCAATCTAATCTTTCTCAAGGTGACTTGGTGCAGGAAATCTATGATGACGCACCTCCTGGTTTTCCAGCTCCCTTTAGCAGCAGCCCTACGCTTGTATCTTCAACAGCCTCTCCGAGTAGTTTCCTCCGAGAAACTAACACAGATTGTGGTTATTGTGAACTGGTTACTGGGTGCATACAGAGTCGGTATATGTCACACTTGACCGTGTCATACGGGATCCCTCTATCATTTGTGGAGCAGTTGGGTACAACCGAGGCAGGGGTTTTGGATAGTTGGGTAACTGCACCGTCCATACCCTTCCATCCATTTCCGCCATTACCTCGATTTCCTCGTGAAGAAAGCAATTCTCTTACTTCACCATCATCAACTATGAAACATAATGAAGGAGGATGCAAGGAAGAAGTGCTGCGTGAAGGCAATTGGCATCAAGAAGATATAAATATGACAAGCACGTCTGGAAGGGCAAGGCCTCCAGAGGGATCAGCTACCTGGGGAAGGGGTAACAACTGTAAACGGATGGTTGATGAGCCAATGAGGTATTCGTCTGCAGGCAGTGGGAATTTGGGACAGAGATATTTTAGGCAACGAAAATGGAACAGTAATCACAGAAATGGTCCACCATGGAGTTGTTCCAGGAGGAATAACGGGATGGGTtggaaagaaagcagcaataacaGTCCAAGAAATGGAGTACAGAATTTAGATTTAGGCAATGTAGAAAATTTGCACGGTGATAGGGGTGAGAGTGAAAATAAAAATAACGCTTCTACAGTGTTTCAAGAACGTCCACAATACGGGTATGAATGA